The Mercurialis annua linkage group LG8, ddMerAnnu1.2, whole genome shotgun sequence genome window below encodes:
- the LOC130014952 gene encoding uncharacterized protein LOC130014952, with product MEEVHGSTYSIHPGSTKMYHDIKKMYWWSGMEKDIAELWERITMDFVVGLPKAQKGYDSIWVVVDRLTKCAHFILIKTTYTAAKLAQFYHLSIEMAPYEAFYGPKCRSHICWNEVGGQEQRLFRLPRKSYVHSKRKDVEFQVEDCVFFKKSPMKGVIRFGKKGKLSPRYMGPYPIIEQMYLDMFVVIVPLIF from the exons ATGGAAGAAGTCCATGGATCTACATATAGTATACATCCTGGATCAACAAAGATGTATCATGACATCAAGAAGATGTATTGGTGGAGTGGAATGGAAAAGGATATTGCGGAGCTT TGGGAACGGATTACAATGGATTTCGTAGTCGGTTTGCCAAAAGCACAAAAAGGCTATGATTCTATATGGGTAGTTGTGGATCGTCTGACAAAGTGCGCTCACTTTATTCTTATTAAGACGACGTATACTGCGGCAAAGTTGGCACAATT ctatcatttgAGCATTGAAATGGCTCCTTATGAAGCTTTTTATGGACCTAAGTGTAGATCCCATATATGTTGGAATGAAGTTGGAGGACAGGAGCAGAGACTGTTTAGATTACCTCGGAAAAG TTACGTACATTCCAAGAGAAAAGACGTAGAGTTTCAAGTTGAAGACTgtgtttttttcaaaaaatcacCGATGAAAGGTGTAATACGTTTTGGCAAGAAAGGAAAGTTATCACCAAGGTATATGGGACCATACCCGATTATAGAAC AAATGTATTTAGATATGTTCGTAGTCATTGTTcctttaatattttga